CGCTGGCGCTCACGGCCGCCCAGGGCGAGGCGGGGGGCGACCGCGCCGCCCAGAACCACCGCGAGGGCCTGCTGCTCGCCGCCTTCTTGCACGCGGTGCTGGGCGAGCCGGAGGAGGCGGCCCGGCGCGCCCGCGCGGGGCTTCAGGAGGGCGAGCGGCTGGAGAGCCGCTTCGTGCGGTCGCTGGCCCTGGCCCGGCTGGGCCACGCCGAGGCCACCCGCGGGCAGGACGGGGCCGCGCGCCAGGCGTATGCGGACGCCCTCGCGCTCGCGCAGGACGTGGTGCCCCGGCTTCAGGTCGAGCCGCAGATGGGGCTGGCCTACCTGGAGGGCCGCGCCGGAGCGCCCGACCGGGCCGCCGACCACGAGCGGGCCGCGCTGGCCCACGCGGGCGGCGACCGCTACGTGGCCGGGCTGACCCGGCTGACGGCGGCGCTGGGACGGCTGCACGGCGGCGACCCGGCGGGCGCGCTGCCCGGCTTGCGGCAGGCCGCCGAAGTCTTTGCGGCCTGCGGGGACCGCTTCGGGGCGGCGGCGGCGGCGCTGGCCCAGTACGCGGCTGCGGGTGAAGACGCACAGGCGGCGGCCCGGGCCGCGGCCGCCTTTCCCTTCCTCCTCACCCGGCGCTCGCTGCTCTCGCCCGCGCCGGGGCGGGCGGGCCGCGCGGCGCTGCTGGCACGGCTGGGAGCGGCGGTGCCCGAGGCGGGGCCGGACCTCCTGCCGGTCGCCCGCGCGCTGGGCTACCCCGCCCTGCCGCGTCCCGGCGAGGTCCCGGACGCCGACGTGCGGGTGCAGGTGCTGGGCCGGGTGGCGGTCACCCGGGGGGGGGAAGCGGGGCGCGAGTGGGGCCGCGCCCGCGCCCGCGACCTGCTGGCGCTGCTGGCCGTCCACCCCCAGGGCCTGCCACGCGAGGCGGCCCAGGAGGCGCTGTTTCCGGGCGTGGACCCCGGGGTGGGCGAACGCAACTTCCGGGTCACGCTGCACGCGCTGGGGCAGGTGCTTGAAGACGGGGTGACCAGCGGCACCTTTCTGGAGCGCGGCGACTGGCTGCGCCTGAGAGGCGGCCCCGACCTGACGGTGGACCTGCACGAGGCCCACGCCTGGCTGGACGCGCCTCCCGGCGCCCCGGGCCGCGCCGCCGCGCTGCTGGCCCTCCCCGGCGAGGTGGCCGCCAGCGACCTGGCCCCGGTGCAGGCCGAGGCCGAACGCTACGCCGCCCACCTGCCCGAGGCCCTGACCCAGGAGGCCGACCAGGCCCTGCGCGCCCACCGGCCCGACCTCGCGGCCCGGCTGGCCGAGCGCGCCCTAGGCCTCGACCCCGCCTTCGAACCCGCCGCCCGCACCCTGCTGCGCGTCCACCACACCCGCGCCCACCCTGCCGCCGCCGCGCGCACCTACGCGGCCCTGCGCGCCGCCCTCGCGGAGCTGGGCCTGACCCCCTTGCCCGAAACCGAGGCCCTGCACCGGGCCTTGACCGGGCATGAGCAGGGCAGAGAGCAGCGCGGCGGGTGACCCAGCGGGCGCGGCCCTGAACCTGGGGCACCCGCCCAGATCAGTCTGCCCCTGAGGGCACCCGCCCGACGTGCTAGACGACCTCCTGTGACCGGCCGGAGCGCTCGGCCGTGTCCAGCGCCGCCCTGAGGTGCCGGTACACCTCGCGCAGCTCGGCCACGTCCTGGGGCAGCCCCGCGCGCAGGGCCTCGAGCGCGCCCAGCACGTGCGCGGCGCCGGGGGTGCGTTCTTCTTCGGGCAGCGCCCAGTCAGGCAACCTCGGGGGGTCGAGGGGAGCGCGGCGGCCCTCGTCCCAGGCGACCCACAGCCGGGGCAGGTCGTACAGGTAGCGGCCCACCCCGAAATGCACGGCGCAGCGTTTGAGGGCGTCCGAGGCGGCGGCCTTGAGGGTCCCGGCCTCGCCCTCCCCCGCCTCGCCCACGTCGCTGCGGGTCAGGCCCAGCACGGTCAGGCGCCCCCGCGCGGTGGGCGGCTGCCCCGCCTGTCCCGGAAAGAGCTTCACGTCAAAGGTCCAGTCGCCCGGGCACACGGCGTCCAGCCGTTCCATCACCGTGCGCGCGTCCACGAACGCGACCATCAGCGCCGAGGAACGGTCGCGGCTGAGCGTCTGGGGCTTCCAGGCGATCCGCGCCGCCGGGAACGGCGCCGCCAGAAGGTCTTTCACCTGCGGATACGTCACGCCTCCAGACTAAAACATTTCATTGTTTCTGACATGAACAGAAAAGAGGGCGGCTGAAACGGCCCCGTGACGCCCCCACCCTACACTCGCCGCATGACCCAGCCCAACTCCCAGGGAGCACCGGCCCGCGCCGCCCTCGTCACCGGCGGCACCAGCGGCATCGGCCTCGCCATCGCCCGGCGGCTTCAGCAAGACGGGCTGCGGGTAGCCGTCCTCGACCTCGACCGCCCGCAGGCGCGCGAGGTGGCACGCGGCCACGGCTTCACGTTCGTCGGGGCCGACCTCTCGCGCCGGGAGGACTGCCGCCGGGCGGTGGACGAGACAGTCGCGGCGCTGGGCGGCCTGGACGTGCTGGTGAACAACGCGGGCTTTCAGCACATCGACCCCATCGCGGCGTTTCCGGAAGACACCTGGGACGCCATGCTGCACGTGATGCTCACGGCTCCCTTCTTGCTCAGCAAGTACGCCTGGGGGTTCCTCACGCGCTCGGGGCAGGGCCGGATCGTGAACGTGGCGAGTATCCACGGGCACGTCGCCAGCCCCTTTAAAAGTGCCTACATCAGCGCCAAGCACGGCGTGATCGGGTTCACCCGCACGGCGGCGCTGGAGGCGGGCGAGCAGGGGCTGACCGTGAATGCCATCTGCCCCGGCTACGTGCGCACGCCGCTGGTCGAGGGCCAGATCGCGGACCAGGCCCGCACACGCGGCCTCTCCGAGCAGGAGGTCGAGCAGAAGGTGATGCTGGAACCTGCCGCGATCAAGCGGCTGCTCGATCCCGAGGATGTGGCCGCCCTCGCCAGCTACGTGGTCAGCCCCGCCGCCTGGGGCATGACCGGCGCGGTGCTGGACCTCGACCTGGGGTGGACGGCGCGGTAGGCGGAAGGCCGGAGGCCGGGGCGACCGCAGCCTTTTGCCACCCGCCTACTTGGGCTGGCTGCTCAGCACCACCACGTAGGCGGTGCCCCGTGCCCCCTGCACGACGGCGGCCCCCGCGTGGGTGTAGCGCGCGTCGGTGAGGATCGCGCAGTGAACCGGGGAATTCAGCCACCACGTCACGGCGCCCTGCGGCCCCGCCCCCGCGCCCATGTAGATGATCTCGGTCACGCTGACGGCCTCCACGCCCACGCTGGCGGCCCGGACGCGCGGCGTGCTGCCCCCGGCCCCGGAATGGGTGATTCCTCCCCGGCTGCTCATGTACCCCGCCTGGGTGCGGGCAGCGAGGGCATGGGTCCCGCTGGCAAAAAGCGGCGACGCGACCGGCCGCCTCCCCGTCCCCGGACACGTAACTCCCTGCGCCCGCGCGGCGTTCAGCCCCGCCAGAATCTGCGTCTCGGCCAGGGACTGCGCCCCCGCCGGGAAGGCGGCCAGCGCCGCGAACATCCCCGCCGCAATCGTGAGTTTTGCACGAAGCATGATGGGCGCAGGATAAAGACCTGGCTCACACCGCGAAGTGAACTGGGGGGCAGACGGGAGGGGGCGGTGGATGGTACAGGGCCTCTGGGCGGGGGGATGGTTACACGCCCCCTCTGCTTCATAGCTTTGCAAGTCACCCACGGGGGGAGAGGGATCAACCGCTGCTCTCGCAAAAGCCATCTTTTTCCTGTGTCAGCCGCTCTCAACGTCCCTACCCGGCGAGGCCATCTTCCAGGCAGCCGAGCCGTTCGGCGCGATAGCGCCGAGGCCTCCCAATCGGGCGGAGGATGGCGTGGAGGGGGAGATGGGAGCGGGGCAAGCAGAGACGCCGAGGGGGGAACGACCTTCGCCCAGCGCAGCGCCGCTCCCCCCGCCCCTCTGCTTCGCAGCTTTGCAAGTCTGGGGGAGGGGGCTGGGGGGTGGGGACGAAGCCGGATCAAGACACCCTGCCCACAAAAAAAGACCTCTACCCGAAGGCAGAGGCCCAAAACCAAGCTGTGTTTAAGCCTCGACCAACCCACTCCGCCGCAGCAGCGCCTCCGCATCCGGGTCACGCCCCATGAAGTCGCGGTACAGCTCGGCGGCGTCCTTGCTGTTGCCCCGGCTCAGGATGCTCTCCACGTAGGCCCGCCCCGTCTCCCGGTTGAAGATGCCCTCCTGCGCGAAACGGGAGAAGGCATCGGCGTCGAGAACCTCGGCCCACTTGTACGAGTAGTACCCCGCCCCGTACCCGACCGGGCTGGAGAACAGGTGCCCGAACTGCGCGATGCGGGCATAATCCTCCGGCAGCGCGTAAGGGTAGAAGCGGGCCATGATGTCGCGGGCAAAGGTGATCGGGTCCGCCCCCGGCGCGTCGGCGTCGAAGGTGACGTGCAATTCGAGGTCCACCGTCCCGAACGAGAGCTGGCGCATGGTGCCGTTCGCCGCGCGGTAGTTGCGGGCCGCGACCAGCTTCTCGAACAGGTCGTCGGGCAGGCGCTCGCCCGTCTGCCAGTGGCGGGCGAAGAGGTCCAGGGCCTCGCGCTCCAGCACCCAGTTCTCCATGATCTGCGAGGGCAGCTCCACGAAGTCCCAGGCCACGCGGGTGCCGCTGAGCGAGCGAACCTCCACGTTCGACATCGCGTGGTGCAGCAGGTGGCCGAACTCGTGGAAGACCGTCTCGACCTCGCGCACCGAGAGCAGCGCGGGGGTGTCGCCGCTGGGGGCCGTCATGTTGCCGCACATCAGGCCCAGGTGCGGCTCGACGCCGTCCTCGCGCGGGCCGCCGGTCAGGAAGGCGTTCATCCACGCGCCCGCCCGCTTGGTGTCGCGGGGGAACCAGTCGGTGTAGAAGGAGGCGAGGTGCGTGCCCTCCTCGTCGCGGATGTCGTAGTAGCGCACCTCGGGGTGCCAGCCGGGGGCCTCGGCCTCCGTAACCGTGATACCGAAGACGCGGCGGCAGATTTCAAAGAGGCCCGACAGCACGCTGTCCATCGCGAAGTAGGGCCGCAGCGCCTCCTCGTCAAAGGCGTACTTGGCCTGCCGCTGCTTTTCGGCCCAGTAGCCCACGTCCCAGGCTTCCAAAGCGGGTGCATCCGCGCCGACCTGCTCGCGGTAGAAGGCTTCCAGCTCGGCGTTCTCGCGCTCGTAGAAGGGGCGCACACGGGCTTCCATGTCGCGCTCGAAGGTCAACGCCCGCTCGCCGCCGCCCGCCATGCGGTCTTCCAGCACGTAGTCGGCGAAGTCGCCGAAGCCCAGCAGCCGGGCCTGCTCGCGGCGCAGCCGCAGAATCTCGCCCACGAGGGGGCGGTTATCGCGGCCTTCCTGGCTGCCGACCGAGTTCTGCGCCAGCCACAGCTCACGGCGCAGCTCGCGGTCGTCGGCGTAGGTCAGGATGGGTTCCAGGGTGGGCAGGTGCAGGGTCAGGCGGTGGCCCTCCTGCCCGTGCTTCTCGGCGTCGAGGCGGGTCGCTTCCTGAACGCGCTCGGGCACGCCCGCCAGTCGCTCGGTGGGCACGTACAGCTCGAAGGCGGCGGTCGCGTCCAGCACGTTCTTGGAAAAGTCGTTGGTGATCTGCGCGAGGCGGGTGTTGACCTCCAGCAGTCGGGCCTTCTGGTCCTCGGGCAGGTCGGCGCCCTGGCGGCGGAACTCGTCCAGCGTGAGCTTGAGGTGCCGCGCCCGCACAGGGTCGAGGCCGCGCCCCGCTTCCGTCTCCGCGAAGCCCTTCAGCGCCGTCCACAGCCCCGGATGGAGGCTGAGGCCCGTGTAGAACTCGGTGACCTTGGGCAGAATCGCCCGCTTGGCCGCCTGCCACTCGGGGCTGGTCACCACGCTGTCGAGGTGCCCGACGATCACGCGCACGGTGTCGAGCTGCTCGGTCAGCGTGTCGAGGTCGGCCATGAAGTCGGCATAGTCGCGCTCGCCCGCGCGGGCGAGATGCTCCAGCCGCTCCTGCGTCTGCGAGAGCAGCGTATCCACGGCGGGTTCGGCGTGCTCGGGGCGAATCTGGTCGAAGGGAATGCGGAAGCCGACGTTCAGCAGCGGGTTGTCGCTCTGAACGGGCGCGGGTGGCGCTTGCGTCATGACCCCGAGTATAGGCAGCCGTGCAGAGGGGCGACTGCGCCAAACGGCGGATGTTCTTTCCCCCAGCACCTATGCTGTCCTGCCCTATGGAACGCGCCGCCCCGCCCGCCCAACTTACCTTTCAGCCTGCCGACGCGGAGGGTTTTGCCGCCGCTGTGAACGCCTCGGCCCCCGATGCGCCCGTCTCCGCCGCCGACCTGCACCGCCTTGACGCCGCCCGCGTTCCCGGCGAGCACCACACCCGCCGCCTCGCGTGGGAGGGCGGGGAAATCGTGGGCGCCCTGGAAACCGAGCTACCCCGCATGGACAGCTTCGAGGGCTGGCTCCAACTCGTCGTCCACCCCGTGCGCCCGGAGGACGCGGTGCGGGAGGCGCTGTGGGCCGAGGCGTTAGCGACCGTCACAGCGGCGGGAGCGCAGACCGCCGTCACCCGCGTGAAGGAGGACACCCCGGACCTTCCCTTCCTGCTCGCGCGGGGCTGGCAGGAACACGACCGGATGTGGCCGTCGACCCTCGACCTGCGGACGCTGGATTTCGCGGCCTTTGCCGACGAGGAGGCGAGGGCGCGGGAGGCTGGGTTCCGCCTCCTCCCCCTGACCGAACTCGGCCCCTGGGATGAGGCACAGCAGCGGCGCTACTACGAGCTGACCATCGCCCTGCTTGCAGACGTGCCCAGCACCCGGCGCATCGAACCCTGGCCCTTCGAGGTGTGGCAGCGGCGCTTCGGCAATGGCATTGAGCGCGAAGGGTTGTTCGTGGCCGTCACCCCGAACGGCGAATGGGTGGGCACCAGCCAACTGGCCCAGCCTCTCCCCGCGCGGCCCGGCAGCCTGCACAACGGCCTGACCGGGGTGCTTCCCGCATGGCGCGGACACGGGCTGGGGCTGGCCCTCAAGCTCGCGGCGGCGCGGGCAGCCCTGGCACGGGGTTACACCTACTCGCGCACGAGCAACCACACCGGCAACCGTCCCATGCTCGCCATCAACGAGCGGCTGGGCTTCGTGCGGGAGGCGGCGACGGTGACGCTGGTTCGGAACGTGGATCGTAGATCGTAGGAACTTCTGCTTTAGCCGAGGCTCCCACGATCCACGCTCTACACTCCATGCTCCCTCTCCAGCAGCATCGCGTCCCCCAGCGAGTAAAACCGGTAGCCCCCCGCGAGCGCCGCGTCATAGGCCGTCCGAATGCGCTCCTCTCCAGCGAAGGCGGCCACGAGCAGCAGCAGCGTCGAGCCGGGCAGGTGCAGGTTGGTGATCAGCAGGTCGGGCACCCGCACCCGCGTCCCCGGCGTGATGAAGATGCGGGTATCTCCCTCGCCGGGGCGCACGGTGCCGTCCTCCTGGGCGCTGCTTTCCAGGGCGCGGACGGTGGTGGTGCCCACGGCGACCACGCGGCGGCCCTCCGCCTTGGCTCGGTTGATCGCGTTCGCCGTAGCATGCGGAATCGTGTAGCGCTCGGCGTGCATGACGTGCTCTGCCACCGGCCCGGTGATGGGCTTGAAGGTGCCCGCCCCCACATGCAGGGTCACGGCCACGCGCTCGATGCCCCGCGCCTCCAGCCGCGAGAGCAACTCCGGCGTGAAGTGCAAGCCCGCCGTCGGCGCGGCCACGCTGCCCGGCTCGCGGGCGTAGACCGTCTGGTACCGCTCGCGCCACGTCTCGTCCGAGTCGCCCGCCGCGATATAGGGCGGGAGCGGCAGCCGTCCGATCTCGTCCAGATGCGGCTTGATGTCGTGCTCAAAGCGTAGCAACCGGGCGCCGTCCTCCAGCACGCCGACGACCTCGGCCTTGTGCTCACCCAGCCAGAGTTCGTTCCCGGCGCGTTTGGCGGGCTTGAGGTACGCGGACCAGACATTCGCCTCCTCCTCCCTCAGCAACAAAACCTCGATCTGACCGCCGCCCATGCCGTTCACCACGGGCTTGCGGGCCATTACGCGGGCCGGAATGACGCGGCTCTCGTTGAAGACCAAGAGGTCACCGGGCCGCAAGAGGTCGGGCAAGTCGCGGAAGACGTGATGCTCCACGCTCTCGCCCACCACCATCAGCCGGGACGAGTCACGCGGTTCGGCCCCGGTCTGGGCGATGCGCGACTCGGGCAGCTCGAAGTGCAGCCACGCCAGAACCGCGTCGGGGTCAGGCCTCGTCACTGCTGGCTTTGGCTCCATTCTTCTGGCGAGCGGGCATCAGCGCCCCGTCGAGGTCGGGCAGGTGGGTGAAACGGTCGGCGGCGTCGATCAGCTTCTGGGCGGTGTGTTCGCGGAAGGCGATCACCTCGACCCGCTTGCCGCGCTCCTGCAACACTTCCACCATGTCGGTGAAGTCGCCGTCGCCGCTGCCCAGCACCACCACGTCGAGGTGGTCCATCAGCCGCACCATGTCGGCCACGATGCCCATGTCCCAGTTGCCCTCGTAGATCGCGCGGCCGTCCTGCGCGACGTGGTGCAGCGTCAGGTTCATCCGGCGCACCTTGTACCCCAGCGCCGAGAGCTTGTAGATGAAGGGCCGCGCGGTCGCCTCGCCCTCGCGCTCGACCGTGTACGAGATCGCGTGGACGAGTTCGCGCCCGGCGACCGCCTCGCGCAGGATCGTCTCGAAGTTGACCGTGCGCTCCAGCAGGTCGCGCGCCGAGTGGTAGAGGTTCTGGGTATCGATAAAAACGCCCACGCGGGGGCGGGACACGACGTACTGCATTGGAAGTCTCCTGTTGGGTGGGGCCGGAAAAAGGGGGGCGGTATGAAAGCCCACCCGGTCGGGCAAGCGGATGCAGGATAGGGCAAATCGGGAAGGAGGGTGGCTGCGGCTCAGGCGGGCGCGACCAGCCAACCCAGCGTCAGCGCCAGCACGGCGACCGCCCCGCTGACCACGAGAAAGGGCCGCCAGGACGCGCCATTCTCCGCGACCGGGAGGGCTGTCCAGCCCAGCACCAGGGCAAACCCGCCGAGCAGGGCGGCCAGCAGCAGACGCAGGCCGGAACGCGGAGTCATGGGGCAGTGTAGACCCCTCCCGCTGCCGGTAAGGTGGGCTGTGCCGACTCCCTGCGTCCTCTGCTCGCCCACGCTCGGCCCGGTGATTGCCCAGGAGGCGCACTGGACCGTGGTCCTGAACCGCAACCAGAACCTGCTGGGCAAGCTGATGCTGGTCCTGCGCCACCACGCCGAGGCCGTGCCCGACCTCCGCCCGGAGGAGTGGGCCGAGTTGCACGTGGTCCTGGGGCGAGCGACCGGGGCGCTGGGGAACGTGTTTGCCCCCGACCACTTCAATTACGCCTTCCTGCAAAATCAGGACCGGCACATTCACCTGCACGTGATTCCCAGATACAGCGGGCCGAGAAAGTTCGGGGGGCAGACCTTCACGGACCCCGATTACCCGGCGCATTACGCGGTTCCCGCCCCGGTGCGGCCTCTGACGCCCAAAGACAGTGAGGCACTGACCGAACAACTCCAGCGTGCCTACGCGGGGGCGGCCTCCTAAGCAGCCCCCTCCCCTCCCCGGCCCCGCGCGGGTAACGTGGGGGCATGACCCAGCACGCCACCTCCCCGGCATTGGACCAGGCCCGCGCCGCCTACGACGCCTTCCGGGCCAGGGGCCTGAAGCTCAACATGCAGCGCGGCCAGCCGTCGGACGCCGACTTCGACCTCTCGAACGGACTCCTGACCGCGCTGGGCGAGGACGACGTGAAGATGGACGGCCTCGACCTCCGGAACTACCCCGGCGGGGTCACCGGCCTGCCCTCGGCGCGGGCGCTGTTCGCCGGGTATCTCGACCTCAAGGCCGAGAACCTGATCGTGTGGAACAACTCCAGCCTGGAGTTGCAGGGGCTGGTGCTGACCTTCGCGCTGCTGCACGGGCTGCGCGGCTCCGAGGGGGGCTGGATTCACGAGCGGCCCAAGATGATCGTGACGGTGCCGGGCTACGACCGCCACTTCCAACTCTTGGAGACGCTGGGCTTCGAGATGCTCGCGGTGAACATGCAGCCTGACGGCCCCGACGTGGACGCCATCGAGCGGCTGGCGGCGGGGGACCCCTCGGTCAAGGGTGTGCTGTTCGTGCCGACCTACTCCAACCCCGGCGGTGAAAGCATCAGCCCGGAAAAGGCGCGGCGGCTGATGGGCGTGCGGGCAGCGGCCCCCGACTTCACGGTCTTCGCGGACGACGCCTACCGGGCGCACCACCTCTCCGACACCGAACGCGACGAGCCGGTCAATCTGGTCACCCTGGCCCGCGACGCCGGGCACCCCGACCGCGCCTTTGTCTTCGCCTCCACGTCCAAGATCACCTTCGCCAGCGCGGGGCTGGGCTTCGTGGGCACCAGCGAGGACAACGTGAAGTGGCTGTCGAAGTACCTCAACGCCCAGAGCATCGGCCCCAACAAGGTCGAGCAGGCGCGGCACGTGCGGTTTCTGGAGGGGTACCCCGGCGGCTTGGAAGGGCTGATGC
The sequence above is a segment of the Deinococcus budaensis genome. Coding sequences within it:
- a CDS encoding transcriptional regulator, whose translation is MTADWREHASARRARPPQVRGAVARPRLLSLLSSARVVTVVAPAGYGKTTALAAHLPELGRAAWLTLDVDDADPQVLVSGLAVAVSGLPGGEAPGALLDAGAVPRRVAARVADVLDASGALLVLDEAGHLAGPLTEGVLRELLGGRVALLSRTPLETPALTRLEAGGELARVTALDLAFTPDELGELLAAQGVAASGADVRLAHALTEGWPIAARFLAQAAAQGRVRLPDLADLDGGEAQLGTLFAYLAQEVLGPLGPALRGLLTRGSVFEELSPGLLEDVLEERQAAALLGTLAGEGTFLTRTGDTYRAHPLLRAHLRGLLAPGEAQRIAARGAAYFERSGRPRRALAAHLQAGNAARAAELLAGSGGRWLAQGRVTLVGRSLARLPGSAWTPALHALSGDARRLSSRYAEALAAYAQAGPLARALGEAQVALDTVQPGHAWEALDTAGALAPDAATRAQVARMRAENHLNAGELDRALALAPELAGGARYALRSGDLTRALALALTAAQGEAGGDRAAQNHREGLLLAAFLHAVLGEPEEAARRARAGLQEGERLESRFVRSLALARLGHAEATRGQDGAARQAYADALALAQDVVPRLQVEPQMGLAYLEGRAGAPDRAADHERAALAHAGGDRYVAGLTRLTAALGRLHGGDPAGALPGLRQAAEVFAACGDRFGAAAAALAQYAAAGEDAQAAARAAAAFPFLLTRRSLLSPAPGRAGRAALLARLGAAVPEAGPDLLPVARALGYPALPRPGEVPDADVRVQVLGRVAVTRGGEAGREWGRARARDLLALLAVHPQGLPREAAQEALFPGVDPGVGERNFRVTLHALGQVLEDGVTSGTFLERGDWLRLRGGPDLTVDLHEAHAWLDAPPGAPGRAAALLALPGEVAASDLAPVQAEAERYAAHLPEALTQEADQALRAHRPDLAARLAERALGLDPAFEPAARTLLRVHHTRAHPAAAARTYAALRAALAELGLTPLPETEALHRALTGHEQGREQRGG
- a CDS encoding Rad52/Rad22 family DNA repair protein, which produces MTYPQVKDLLAAPFPAARIAWKPQTLSRDRSSALMVAFVDARTVMERLDAVCPGDWTFDVKLFPGQAGQPPTARGRLTVLGLTRSDVGEAGEGEAGTLKAAASDALKRCAVHFGVGRYLYDLPRLWVAWDEGRRAPLDPPRLPDWALPEEERTPGAAHVLGALEALRAGLPQDVAELREVYRHLRAALDTAERSGRSQEVV
- a CDS encoding 3-hydroxybutyrate dehydrogenase gives rise to the protein MTQPNSQGAPARAALVTGGTSGIGLAIARRLQQDGLRVAVLDLDRPQAREVARGHGFTFVGADLSRREDCRRAVDETVAALGGLDVLVNNAGFQHIDPIAAFPEDTWDAMLHVMLTAPFLLSKYAWGFLTRSGQGRIVNVASIHGHVASPFKSAYISAKHGVIGFTRTAALEAGEQGLTVNAICPGYVRTPLVEGQIADQARTRGLSEQEVEQKVMLEPAAIKRLLDPEDVAALASYVVSPAAWGMTGAVLDLDLGWTAR
- a CDS encoding CAP domain-containing protein codes for the protein MLRAKLTIAAGMFAALAAFPAGAQSLAETQILAGLNAARAQGVTCPGTGRRPVASPLFASGTHALAARTQAGYMSSRGGITHSGAGGSTPRVRAASVGVEAVSVTEIIYMGAGAGPQGAVTWWLNSPVHCAILTDARYTHAGAAVVQGARGTAYVVVLSSQPK
- a CDS encoding M3 family metallopeptidase, which gives rise to MTQAPPAPVQSDNPLLNVGFRIPFDQIRPEHAEPAVDTLLSQTQERLEHLARAGERDYADFMADLDTLTEQLDTVRVIVGHLDSVVTSPEWQAAKRAILPKVTEFYTGLSLHPGLWTALKGFAETEAGRGLDPVRARHLKLTLDEFRRQGADLPEDQKARLLEVNTRLAQITNDFSKNVLDATAAFELYVPTERLAGVPERVQEATRLDAEKHGQEGHRLTLHLPTLEPILTYADDRELRRELWLAQNSVGSQEGRDNRPLVGEILRLRREQARLLGFGDFADYVLEDRMAGGGERALTFERDMEARVRPFYERENAELEAFYREQVGADAPALEAWDVGYWAEKQRQAKYAFDEEALRPYFAMDSVLSGLFEICRRVFGITVTEAEAPGWHPEVRYYDIRDEEGTHLASFYTDWFPRDTKRAGAWMNAFLTGGPREDGVEPHLGLMCGNMTAPSGDTPALLSVREVETVFHEFGHLLHHAMSNVEVRSLSGTRVAWDFVELPSQIMENWVLEREALDLFARHWQTGERLPDDLFEKLVAARNYRAANGTMRQLSFGTVDLELHVTFDADAPGADPITFARDIMARFYPYALPEDYARIAQFGHLFSSPVGYGAGYYSYKWAEVLDADAFSRFAQEGIFNRETGRAYVESILSRGNSKDAAELYRDFMGRDPDAEALLRRSGLVEA
- a CDS encoding GNAT family N-acetyltransferase codes for the protein MERAAPPAQLTFQPADAEGFAAAVNASAPDAPVSAADLHRLDAARVPGEHHTRRLAWEGGEIVGALETELPRMDSFEGWLQLVVHPVRPEDAVREALWAEALATVTAAGAQTAVTRVKEDTPDLPFLLARGWQEHDRMWPSTLDLRTLDFAAFADEEARAREAGFRLLPLTELGPWDEAQQRRYYELTIALLADVPSTRRIEPWPFEVWQRRFGNGIEREGLFVAVTPNGEWVGTSQLAQPLPARPGSLHNGLTGVLPAWRGHGLGLALKLAAARAALARGYTYSRTSNHTGNRPMLAINERLGFVREAATVTLVRNVDRRS
- the queA gene encoding tRNA preQ1(34) S-adenosylmethionine ribosyltransferase-isomerase QueA; its protein translation is MEPKPAVTRPDPDAVLAWLHFELPESRIAQTGAEPRDSSRLMVVGESVEHHVFRDLPDLLRPGDLLVFNESRVIPARVMARKPVVNGMGGGQIEVLLLREEEANVWSAYLKPAKRAGNELWLGEHKAEVVGVLEDGARLLRFEHDIKPHLDEIGRLPLPPYIAAGDSDETWRERYQTVYAREPGSVAAPTAGLHFTPELLSRLEARGIERVAVTLHVGAGTFKPITGPVAEHVMHAERYTIPHATANAINRAKAEGRRVVAVGTTTVRALESSAQEDGTVRPGEGDTRIFITPGTRVRVPDLLITNLHLPGSTLLLLVAAFAGEERIRTAYDAALAGGYRFYSLGDAMLLEREHGV
- a CDS encoding NYN domain-containing protein; amino-acid sequence: MQYVVSRPRVGVFIDTQNLYHSARDLLERTVNFETILREAVAGRELVHAISYTVEREGEATARPFIYKLSALGYKVRRMNLTLHHVAQDGRAIYEGNWDMGIVADMVRLMDHLDVVVLGSGDGDFTDMVEVLQERGKRVEVIAFREHTAQKLIDAADRFTHLPDLDGALMPARQKNGAKASSDEA
- a CDS encoding HIT family protein produces the protein MPTPCVLCSPTLGPVIAQEAHWTVVLNRNQNLLGKLMLVLRHHAEAVPDLRPEEWAELHVVLGRATGALGNVFAPDHFNYAFLQNQDRHIHLHVIPRYSGPRKFGGQTFTDPDYPAHYAVPAPVRPLTPKDSEALTEQLQRAYAGAAS
- a CDS encoding aminopeptidase, which encodes MTQHATSPALDQARAAYDAFRARGLKLNMQRGQPSDADFDLSNGLLTALGEDDVKMDGLDLRNYPGGVTGLPSARALFAGYLDLKAENLIVWNNSSLELQGLVLTFALLHGLRGSEGGWIHERPKMIVTVPGYDRHFQLLETLGFEMLAVNMQPDGPDVDAIERLAAGDPSVKGVLFVPTYSNPGGESISPEKARRLMGVRAAAPDFTVFADDAYRAHHLSDTERDEPVNLVTLARDAGHPDRAFVFASTSKITFASAGLGFVGTSEDNVKWLSKYLNAQSIGPNKVEQARHVRFLEGYPGGLEGLMQAHARLIAPRFRAVDEVLRAELGTEGEYATWRVPRGGYFISLDTAEPVAARVVELADAAGVSLTPAGATYPGGKDPTGRNLRLAPTRPPLEEVRVAMQGLAACIRLATEERRAADEGS